The Nostoc sp. 'Lobaria pulmonaria (5183) cyanobiont' genome window below encodes:
- a CDS encoding FAD-dependent oxidoreductase gives MKTCDELQISGTVAIVGAGPAGLTLARLLQMRGFSVRVFERDDSPTSRMQGGSLDLRPNSGQRAIRQAGLGHAFEQASRSEAKSFKMLDWQGEVRTEVEAESQEDNGPEIDRGELRRLLLDSVSPGTITWGHVAKDVLPETGGRWRLEFKEQASVTADLIVGADGIGSRVRPYLTPIRPQYFGLTMLAAVIRKELWRDSELSELLGEGSMLVSGGGQTIWVQRCAHDLIRLYFSMAIAEDWPKSQGFTLDDTKAVLKFVTAAYHDWSPNLITMMTQVEGSFERWPLYVMPPDHRWTTQPGLTMVGDASHVMPPFTGKGVNLALLDALELADSLMVDPAASVTAAVETFETRMQERTQQEISECLDRGREIYGIDIHFDRQPSA, from the coding sequence ATGAAAACTTGCGATGAGTTGCAGATCAGCGGCACAGTTGCCATTGTTGGGGCTGGTCCGGCTGGCTTAACACTAGCGCGGCTACTACAGATGCGGGGCTTCTCCGTGAGGGTCTTCGAGCGGGACGACTCGCCAACCTCGCGCATGCAAGGCGGCAGCCTGGACCTGCGCCCCAACTCGGGCCAGCGGGCGATACGTCAGGCCGGACTGGGTCATGCTTTCGAGCAAGCTTCACGGAGCGAAGCCAAATCCTTCAAGATGCTGGATTGGCAAGGCGAGGTCCGCACCGAGGTCGAAGCCGAAAGCCAAGAGGATAACGGTCCGGAGATCGACCGCGGCGAACTGCGTCGGCTGCTGCTTGACTCGGTCTCCCCTGGCACGATTACCTGGGGCCACGTCGCCAAGGATGTCTTACCCGAGACAGGCGGACGGTGGCGTCTGGAGTTCAAAGAGCAAGCGTCTGTCACCGCCGATCTCATCGTCGGTGCTGACGGCATAGGCTCACGGGTCCGACCCTATCTGACACCGATACGCCCCCAGTACTTCGGGCTGACGATGCTCGCGGCAGTCATCCGCAAAGAACTCTGGCGCGACTCCGAGCTATCGGAGCTACTCGGCGAGGGATCGATGCTCGTCTCCGGCGGCGGACAAACCATTTGGGTGCAGCGTTGCGCCCACGACCTGATCCGTCTCTACTTCTCGATGGCGATTGCCGAGGACTGGCCCAAATCGCAAGGCTTCACGCTCGACGACACGAAGGCCGTCCTCAAATTCGTCACAGCAGCCTACCACGACTGGTCGCCCAATCTGATCACGATGATGACGCAGGTCGAAGGCAGCTTTGAACGCTGGCCCCTCTACGTCATGCCGCCAGACCATCGGTGGACGACGCAGCCAGGTCTGACTATGGTCGGCGATGCCTCGCACGTCATGCCGCCGTTCACTGGCAAGGGGGTGAACCTGGCTCTGCTCGACGCGCTAGAGCTGGCCGACAGCTTGATGGTCGACCCGGCCGCCTCCGTGACCGCAGCTGTGGAGACCTTCGAGACGCGCATGCAGGAACGCACGCAGCAGGAGATCAGTGAATGCCTTGATCGCGGGCGGGAAATTTATGGGATCGACATCCACTTCGACCGGCAGCCAAGTGCCTAA
- a CDS encoding MgtC/SapB family protein, with the protein MGPMFIAANDWPHIAFRLSLALLVGCLIGFNRQQGGRPAGMRTFMLVSMGAALFVMIPLQAEGESPYAATNALSRTIQGVATGIGFLGAGLILQESPRKSATPKVKGLTTGACVWTAAGLGAAIGCGLWQMGLLGGLLTLITLSGVKRLNRVFVFLTSQGKQGTTQDLTTTFDEDD; encoded by the coding sequence ATGGGGCCGATGTTTATTGCTGCCAACGATTGGCCACATATAGCGTTTAGATTGTCTTTGGCGCTCCTGGTTGGTTGCTTGATTGGATTTAACCGTCAGCAAGGGGGTAGACCAGCAGGGATGAGAACATTTATGCTCGTGAGTATGGGAGCAGCACTATTCGTGATGATTCCTTTGCAGGCTGAGGGCGAGAGTCCCTATGCTGCTACCAATGCACTGAGTCGCACAATTCAAGGTGTAGCTACCGGGATCGGATTTCTCGGAGCCGGATTGATTTTACAAGAGTCTCCAAGGAAATCTGCAACGCCAAAAGTAAAGGGTTTAACTACAGGCGCCTGTGTCTGGACGGCGGCCGGATTGGGGGCTGCAATTGGTTGTGGTCTGTGGCAAATGGGATTATTGGGAGGCTTACTGACTCTGATTACCCTAAGTGGGGTGAAGCGGCTCAATCGTGTATTTGTATTTCTGACGAGTCAGGGTAAGCAGGGGACTACTCAGGATCTCACAACCACCTTTGATGAAGATGATTGA
- the ssuD gene encoding FMNH2-dependent alkanesulfonate monooxygenase: MQLLWFIPTHGDGRYLATATGGRAVSFPYLRQIAQAVDDLGYTGALLPTGRSCEDAWIVASTLVSLTRQMRFLVAIRPGLVSPGVAARMAATFDRLSGGRLLINVVTGGDPVELAGDGLHLDHDQRYELTDEFLTVWRAIASGEQANLQGDYFNIQDGKLLFPPVQKPYPPLWFGGSSPIAQKIAAKHIDVYLTWGEPPAQVAEKIASVRRLAETQGRTLQFGIRLHVIVRETESEAWDAANQLIKYVDDEAIAKAQKAYARMDSVGQQRMTQLHHGNREALEISPNLWAGVGLVRGGAGTALVGDPQTVAVRILEYASLGVESFILSGYPHLEEAYRVAELLFPHLPLENLPAVEKQHVLSPFGEIVANEDFPKQKPQERATSIS, encoded by the coding sequence ATGCAGCTACTATGGTTCATCCCAACCCACGGCGACGGACGTTACCTTGCAACTGCTACAGGCGGACGGGCAGTAAGCTTTCCTTATCTGCGGCAGATTGCCCAAGCGGTGGATGACCTTGGTTATACAGGGGCATTGCTACCCACGGGGCGTTCTTGCGAAGATGCTTGGATTGTAGCGTCAACACTGGTATCACTGACGCGACAGATGCGTTTTTTGGTGGCGATTCGTCCCGGCTTGGTATCGCCTGGAGTGGCAGCGCGGATGGCGGCGACTTTCGATCGCCTCTCTGGTGGACGCTTGCTGATTAATGTCGTGACAGGTGGCGATCCGGTAGAGTTAGCGGGAGATGGCTTGCATTTGGATCACGATCAACGCTATGAATTAACAGATGAATTTTTAACAGTATGGCGAGCGATCGCTAGTGGTGAACAAGCCAATCTCCAAGGAGACTATTTCAACATTCAGGATGGGAAACTGCTGTTTCCACCTGTCCAAAAGCCATATCCGCCCTTGTGGTTTGGCGGTTCCTCTCCCATCGCCCAAAAAATTGCTGCCAAGCATATAGATGTCTATCTGACTTGGGGCGAACCACCGGCGCAAGTAGCCGAAAAAATTGCATCAGTTCGCAGGCTTGCAGAAACACAAGGCCGAACTTTGCAGTTTGGGATTCGCCTACATGTGATTGTGCGGGAAACCGAGAGTGAAGCTTGGGATGCGGCGAATCAATTGATTAAGTATGTAGATGATGAGGCGATCGCTAAAGCCCAAAAAGCTTATGCCCGGATGGATTCAGTTGGACAACAGCGAATGACTCAATTACACCACGGTAATCGTGAGGCCTTAGAGATCAGCCCGAACCTGTGGGCGGGAGTCGGTTTAGTCCGGGGTGGTGCAGGAACAGCCCTAGTAGGCGATCCCCAAACCGTAGCTGTCAGGATATTGGAATATGCTTCTTTGGGTGTTGAGTCCTTTATCCTCTCTGGCTATCCCCACCTAGAGGAAGCTTATCGAGTTGCAGAACTTCTATTTCCCCATCTGCCATTAGAGAATTTGCCCGCAGTGGAGAAGCAACATGTCTTAAGTCCATTTGGTGAGATTGTGGCAAATGAAGATTTCCCTAAGCAAAAGCCTCAAGAAAGAGCAACGTCCATATCCTAG
- a CDS encoding beta-class carbonic anhydrase, whose protein sequence is MLHQQIDQKISEKEAWALRRQLGVPNNKRLWVLACMDERLPVEKALGIGEGDAHIFRNAGGLVTDDAIRSAMLTTQFFGTEEIIVINHTECGMMTASGDFLSEVLRNQGIDVDQVSVDPALPELKLPKGVFSKWIKTFTDVDEICIQQVELLRNSPLIPQDVVIHGYIWEVENMSLRRPYKRLSEKVNTASAMKTKTAKHTEPILEIGSLIE, encoded by the coding sequence ATGCTGCACCAACAAATCGACCAAAAAATCTCAGAAAAAGAAGCGTGGGCATTGCGTCGTCAATTGGGAGTCCCTAACAATAAACGCTTGTGGGTACTAGCTTGCATGGATGAACGTTTACCAGTGGAGAAAGCATTAGGAATTGGTGAAGGAGATGCTCATATTTTTCGTAATGCTGGGGGGTTAGTTACAGATGATGCGATTCGGTCAGCGATGTTAACTACACAGTTTTTTGGCACCGAAGAAATCATCGTCATTAATCATACCGAATGTGGCATGATGACAGCATCAGGAGACTTTCTCAGTGAGGTATTGCGAAATCAAGGTATTGACGTGGATCAAGTTAGTGTCGATCCTGCTTTGCCAGAATTGAAGCTACCAAAAGGCGTTTTTTCCAAATGGATCAAAACGTTTACCGATGTGGATGAAATCTGCATACAGCAGGTGGAATTATTGCGTAATTCTCCTTTAATTCCCCAAGATGTAGTTATTCATGGCTACATCTGGGAAGTAGAGAATATGAGTTTACGCCGTCCCTACAAACGTCTGAGTGAGAAGGTTAACACAGCATCAGCTATGAAGACCAAAACTGCAAAACATACTGAACCCATTTTAGAAATTGGGAGTTTAATTGAATGA
- the ssuE gene encoding NADPH-dependent FMN reductase, producing the protein MTNILAIAGSPTHPSRTYGVVEYTANLLQQEGLHVDIISVRDLPAEDLVFGRYDSPALEQPKALLAKADGVIIATPIYKAAYTGVLKTFLDLLPQKSLTGKPVLPIALGGTIAHLLAIEYALKPVLSELGARHILATIYAVDKQIQRQADNSVLLDEEIEQRLKDVLKEFVKAVEYDAAASQELVHAN; encoded by the coding sequence ATGACAAATATTCTAGCGATCGCAGGTAGTCCAACCCATCCATCTAGAACCTATGGTGTTGTTGAATACACTGCCAACCTTTTACAGCAAGAAGGCTTGCATGTAGATATTATTTCAGTTCGGGATTTGCCTGCTGAAGATTTAGTTTTTGGACGATACGACAGCCCGGCTTTAGAACAGCCAAAAGCTTTATTAGCAAAGGCAGATGGTGTGATTATTGCCACCCCAATTTACAAAGCTGCTTACACAGGAGTGCTAAAAACATTTCTAGATTTGCTGCCACAAAAATCATTAACAGGTAAACCCGTCTTACCAATTGCTCTGGGTGGAACGATCGCTCATTTATTGGCAATTGAATACGCTCTGAAACCTGTGTTATCTGAATTAGGAGCGCGGCATATCCTAGCCACCATTTATGCGGTAGACAAACAAATTCAACGACAAGCTGATAACAGCGTCCTCTTAGATGAGGAAATTGAGCAAAGACTCAAAGACGTTCTCAAGGAATTTGTTAAAGCTGTAGAATATGATGCCGCAGCGTCTCAAGAATTGGTTCATGCCAATTAA